GTCGGGCTCGGCCATCTGGTTGAGCGCCTCGCCCAGCAGCAGGTGGCCCGTCCCCGAGTCGGGGTCCAGCTCCACCGCCCGGCGCAGCACGGCGGCGGCGGCCGCGTAGTTGCCGCGCTTGTACAGCGTGGCCCCCAGCTGCAGGTGCACCTCGGCCGCGTCGGGCGCCAGGCGCTCGGCCCGGCGCAGCTCCTTCTCGGCGGCCTCGTACTTCCCCTGCGCCGCCAGCGCCGCCCCCAGCCCCAGGAGCGCGCGCAGGTGGTCGGGGCGCAGCGCCACGACGGCCGCGAACGCCTCGGCCGCGTCGGCGTGGCTGCCGCCCTCGGCCAGCGCCTCGGCGC
This sequence is a window from Longimicrobium sp.. Protein-coding genes within it:
- a CDS encoding tetratricopeptide repeat protein, which gives rise to MARKTREAEEAGEAPAGEAPAPDANGRAARGPRRARAAAPAPAADEALAGRLERAEALAEGGSHADAAEAFAAVVALRPDHLRALLGLGAALAAQGKYEAAEKELRRAERLAPDAAEVHLQLGATLYKRGNYAAAAAVLRRAVELDPDSGTGHLLLGEALNQMAEPDAALLVLEEAVRIQPESPRAYYAMGIAYDRKGNFDRAAEMYRLSREVTSR